A DNA window from Brassica napus cultivar Da-Ae chromosome C1, Da-Ae, whole genome shotgun sequence contains the following coding sequences:
- the LOC106376105 gene encoding stem-specific protein TSJT1 translates to MLAIFHEAFAHPPEELYSPASEKCSKQPKLPEETLNDFLSRHSDNTFSMSFGKAAVLAYVRPSASFSVHQRLFCGFDDIYCLFFGSLNNLCQLNKQYGLTKTTNEAMFVIEAYRTLRDRGPYPADQVVKDLDGSFAFVVYDSKAGSVFTALGSDGGVKLFWGIAADGSVVISDDLEVIKEGCAKSFAPFPTGCMFHSEGGLMSFEHPMNKIKAMPRVDSEGVLCGANFKVDVYTRVNSIPRRGSEANWSL, encoded by the exons ATGTTGGCTATATTTCACGAGGCTTTTGCTCACCCGCCGGAGGAACTCTACAGTCCGGCGTCTGAGAAATGCTCTAAACAGCCCAAACTTCCAGAAGAAACATTAAACGACTTCTTGTCTCGTCACTCTGACAACACTTTCTCCATGTCTTTCGGAAAAGCAGCTGTTCTTGCTTACGTTCGTCCCTCTGCTTCCTTCTCCGTCCACCAGAG GTTGTTCTGTGGGTTTGATGACATCTACTGTCTCTTCTTTGGGAGCTTGAACAATCTGTGTCAGCTAAACAAGCAATATGGTCTGACCAAGACAACAAACGAGGCCATGTTTGTGATTGAGGCTTATAGGACTCTTAGAGACAGAGGTCCTTATCCAGCTGATCAGGTTGTCAAGGATTTAGATGGTAGCTTTGCCTTTGTTGTTTATGATAGCAAAGCTGGTTCTGTCTTCACGGCTCTG GGATCTGATGGAGGAGTGAAGCTGTTTTGGGGAATAGCTGCTGATGGATCTGTGGTGATATCAGATGATTTGGAAGTTATCAAAGAGGGCTGTGCTAAATCTTTTGCTCCTTTTCCTACAG GATGTATGTTCCACAGTGAAGGAGGGCTAATGAGCTTTGAGCATCCGATGAACAAGATAAAGGCGATGCCGAGAGTGGACAGTGAAGGAGTCCTATGTGGTGCTAACTTCAAGGTGGATGTGTATACGCGTGTTAACAGTATCCCTCGTCGAGGAAGTGAAGCCAATTGGTCTCTCTGA
- the LOC106376104 gene encoding protochlorophyllide reductase B, chloroplastic, translated as MALQAASLVSSAFSVRKDGKLSASSAYFKDSSLFGASITEHGSSSLRFKRELSVRNVAIRAQTAATSSPSITKSSVDGKKTLRKGNVVVTGASSGLGLATAKALAETGKWHVIMACRDFLKAERAAKSAGMPKDSYTVMHLDLASLDSVRQFVDNFRRSEMPLDVLVCNAAVYFPTAKEPTYSAEGFELSVATNHLGHFLLSRLLLDDLKKSDYPSKRLIIVGSITGNTNTLAGNVPPKANLGDLRGLAGGLNGLNSSAMIDGGDFDGAKAYKDSKVCNMLTMQEFHRRYHEETGITFASLYPGCIASTGLFREHIPLFRTLFPPFQKYITKGYVSETESGKRLAQVVSDPSLTKSGVYWSWNKASASFENQLSEEASDVEKARKVWEISEKLVGLA; from the exons ATGGCCCTTCAAGCTGCTTCTTTGGTCTCCTCTGCTTTCTCTGTCCGAAAAGATGGAAAACTGAGTGCTTCTTCAGCATACTTCAAGGACTCGAGTCTCTTTGGTGCCTCCATTACCGAACATGGTTCTTCCTCATTAAGATTCAAG AGAGAACTTAGCGTGAGAAATGTAGCGATAAGAGCCCAAACCGCTGCAACTTCCAGCCCATCCATCACAAAATCTTCAGTTGACGGCAAGAAGACCTTGAGGAAAGGTAACGTGGTGGTCACGGGAGCTTCGTCAGGGTTAGGTCTGGCCACGGCCAAAGCTCTTGCCGAGACAGGGAAATGGCACGTGATAATGGCGTGCAGGGACTTCCTCAAAGCCGAAAGAGCCGCCAAGTCCGCAGGGATGCCTAAAGACAGCTACACGGTGATGCATCTAGACTTAGCTTCGTTAGACAGCGTGAGACAGTTCGTTGATAACTTCAGGAGATCGGAGATGCCTCTCGATGTTTTGGTCTGCAACGCTGCTGTCTATTTCCCGACGGCTAAAGAGCCTACTTACAGTGCAGAAGGGTTTGAGCTCAGCGTTGCGACTAATCATTTGGGACACTTTCTTCTCTCGAGGTTGTTGCTTGATGACTTGAAGAAATCTGATTACCCTTCAAAGCGTCTCATCATTGTCGGATCCATTACAG GGAACACGAATACATTGGCTGGTAATGTACCACCTAAAGCTAACCTCGGAGACTTGAGAGGTTTAGCCGGTGGATTGAACGGTTTGAACAGTTCGGCGATGATTGATGGAGGAGATTTCGACGGTGCAAAGGCTTACAAAGACAGCAAAGTGTGCAACATGTTGACGATGCAAGAGTTTCACAGACGTTACCATGAAGAAACAGGAATCACATTCGCCTCGCTTTACCCTGGTTGCATCGCGTCTACTGGTTTATTCAGAGAGCACATTCCTCTTTTCCGTACCCTCTTCCCTCCGTTTCAGAAGTACATCACTAAAGGATATGTGTCCGAGACAGAGTCTGGCAAAAGACTTGCTCAG GTGGTGAGTGATCCGAGCTTGACGAAATCAGGAGTGTACTGGAGCTGGAACAAGGCTTCGGCTTCTTTCGAGAATCAGTTATCGGAAGAGGCAAGCGATGTTGAGAAGGCTCGTAAAGTGTGGGAGATCAGTGAGAAGCTCGTTGGCTTGGCCTAA